DNA from Salinispora arenicola:
CGGTGCGGCCGCCCGCAGCGCGGCCCGGAACGCCCGGAGGGTCAACGACGATCGATCGGTGAACCTGAAGAGCGCGTCATAGCTCCAGGGAAACCGCTGGAGCATGGTGCGGTAGCCCTCCCGAACGAGGAGGTGCAGCGGCCGTGGCAGGGCCGTGAAGAAGTTGAGCTGTTCCACGACGACCTCGTCGCCGCCGAGCCGGGCGGCAAGTTCGGCAGCGGCAGCGTCGTGGCCCGCGCCGATATCGGCGGACACGACCAGGATCCGCATCCTGCCCGGGTCGTCCCCGGGGTCGTCGCGTCCGGCACCAACGGCAGCGCCGGGCGGGCCGGGCCGAATGCCGTCCGGCATGACAGCACCGGCGCGCGGACGTCTCCCGCTATGCCGTGGCTTCACCGGAGGCGGTTACCCACCCTGTACGGCGCCATGCCCAGCTCGTACCCGGGACCGGCGTGCGCCACGCCCGGTCCTCGACGGCGCCGGTGCCCTGGTGTGTACCGAGCGTCCCGATCGTCAGCTCCCGGTCACGGGCCCAGTCGACGAGGCGAGGCAGGACGGCCAGGGCCCCGCGCCAGGTGCCCGGGGTCGACGCGTAGTCCGAATCATGCAGCAACACCGTGCCCCCACCACCGAGATCTTTCACGATGGTCTCCCAGATCGACGCCGGCGACCGGGTGGCTTCCCAGTCACGTCCCCAAGCTGTCCACAGGCGTGGGGCCAGTCCCAGCCGCCGGCAGGCCAGCAGCGCGGACGTGGTGAGCACCCCGTACGGTGGCCGGTACCACGACGGCGACGTGCCGGTGACGGCTGCGATGGCGTCCCGGGCGCGTGCGATGTCGGCGTATGTCGCGGCGCGTGATCGCCACAGCAGGTTTCGGTGCTCCCATCCGTGTACCGCGAGCTCATGCCCCGCCGCCGCCATTTCCCGGCCGAGCCCTGGATCCCGGTCGAGCAGGGTGCCGAGCACAAAGAACGTCGCCTGTACGCCGGCACGCTCCAGTGCCCGCAGAAAGAGTGACGTGGAGGTGCGGTTGGGTCCGTCGTCGAAGGTCAACGCGATCCGACTGGCCGCGCCCACACCCGCCAGGTGTGGCCACCATCGGCGACGAACCGCACCGCTGGCGGTAACCACCGGCAACGCCTGCGCCACGACCCCACCGGCGGCGACCGCGACCGTCCCTACCAACCAGGGCCGAGGGGCTGGCCTCCCGATGCGGACACCACGCGCCATTGGCCTCCGTTACCCGCTCTACTCCCCGTTAGACCAGCAGGTCACGGTCGATCGTCGCGGACACGGCCACCCGGCGACGGCGACCGCAGCTGGCGACAGCGGGCTGCTACTTGGTCGCCTTGGCCTGCCGTCGGCGTAGGGTGCGAATCCACCCCTGCGCGGTGTGCCGGGGCACGTCGTAATAGTCGGCGACAGCCGACGCGCTACCGGCCTGTTGAAAGATCGACTCGAGATCCTCCGGTGCCCGCCGGTACGCACGCCCCGCGTCCACCGATGTGGCACGCTTCGGGCTGGCCTTCCGCACGGTACGCGTGGCCTTGGCCCCGGCTGCGGATCTACCCCGCCTGGCCCGCGCACCAACAGCCGGCTGCTTCACCCGCGACGCCTGCAGGGGAACAACGACGTCGGCCGCTACCCCGTCAGTTGTCACGCTGTCGTCCGTACCTTCGACACCGTCCGCGGCTACACCAGCGCTCTCGATCGCCACCGCGTCCACAGATCCGGCCGATGACGCGGCCGTAGTGGTGTGCTCAGCATCCGGTGACGTAGCGGCGACCGGCGATTCCACCTTGTCGGCGTGGGCCTCCACGCCGTGAACGGGCATGTTCTGCCGAACGGATCCGTCGACTTCGGTGGCGGCGGTCAGGGATGACTGACTCGTTACCTGCGCTCCACCGACCGCGGGAAGCTTCACCAGCAGTTCCAGACCTACCCCGGAAATCTCACCGCCGGCCGGTTTGACTTTCTCACCAGCGCGACCCATCGGCTCGCTGACGTGTACGGTCGTTCCACTAACCTCGATCTTCACGGTCGTGGTGATGGTGTAAGAACTCATGACTTGCCTTTCTTCACGAAGAGGCGGGTGCCCGCCACCTCCCGCAGACTAGCCACAGTACGGCAGGAGCATTGGCTTTCGCGGAAGCAACACCGATTTCGAGCGGGTGTAGAAGCCATCGCATGCCACTACCCGTACGGCCCATACCACAGGCCGGGTATGGACAATCTGTGCCGCGGTAGGGCGTACCATTCCACGTCAATCCGAACGCAGCCGTGGAGCCACCATCACATGCATTGGGCTTGTCGCCAAAGACCTTCGCCTTCCATCCACACGGGTAGGTCATGGCCTACCGAGTAGCCGGCGCTACGGTAGTAGGCTTACATACCGTCAACCCTAGGCAGGGCAAAGGCTCCGAGAGTGCGTCAGCTGGGAAGCCAACGGGCTAGGCTGACACTCCAAAAACGAGTAACAGTGCCAGAGGCGCTTGAGATCCTGGTTGTCGTCATGACCACTGCTGGCGGCATCGGCGACGATCCGCGGATTAAGGCATCCCGTGGCGACGAAGGCCGCACCAAGGTCCACATAGGGCTTGCCATGGTAGTCGGGATCTCGGCGACGTTCGGGGACGGAAAGCCGGAATCCCGGATGCCACGCCAGGCGGCAGGGCAGGTGTCCGGCGGTGGTTTCGACGGTGCTACCGCTGGTGGGCGGGGACGGCGTCGTAGGCGCCCCCGAACATGCGCTGCTCCCAGCGCCAGGTGTCGCCGCCGGGATAGGCGA
Protein-coding regions in this window:
- a CDS encoding polysaccharide deacetylase family protein gives rise to the protein MVGTVAVAAGGVVAQALPVVTASGAVRRRWWPHLAGVGAASRIALTFDDGPNRTSTSLFLRALERAGVQATFFVLGTLLDRDPGLGREMAAAGHELAVHGWEHRNLLWRSRAATYADIARARDAIAAVTGTSPSWYRPPYGVLTTSALLACRRLGLAPRLWTAWGRDWEATRSPASIWETIVKDLGGGGTVLLHDSDYASTPGTWRGALAVLPRLVDWARDRELTIGTLGTHQGTGAVEDRAWRTPVPGTSWAWRRTGWVTASGEATA